One genomic region from Desulfomonilaceae bacterium encodes:
- the leuS gene encoding leucine--tRNA ligase, with translation MEKKYNPEVIEKKWQDFWVKENIFKVQLDASKEKYYLLEMFPYPSGRIHMGHVRNYSIGDVVARYKMMTGLNVLHPMGWDAFGMPAENAAIKNRSHPAIWTKNNINEMRRQLKRMGFSYDWDREIATCHPDYYKWEQWLFVRMLEKGLVYRKKSIVNYCGTCATVLANEQVEDGRCWRCAEPVIQREQDGWFFKITEYADELLEWCDRLTGWPERVLIMQRNWIGRREGARILFNLENSDQSIEVFTTRPDTLYGATFMSLAPEHPLCLSLSKGTTQESAVQEFVNRALTQDWQSRVGEEAEKEGVFTGAYCVNPLTGRRMPIYCANFVLYEYGTGAVMAVPAHDQRDFEFAVKYGLEIVVVVQPSERVLDVPAMTEAYVGEGTLVNSGEFDGIDNVSGKKAISGKLKSMNRGGPTINYRLRDWGISRQRYWGAPIPIIHCPKCGPTPVPDSDLPVVLPTNIEFPESGRSPLPDLDWWVNTSCPKCGSASRRETDTMDTFVESSWYFDRYTCPRYEGGLLDPAQDVYWSPVDQYIGGIEHAILHLLYSRFFTKALRDFGIKKESEPFKNLLTQGMVIKDGAKMSKSKGNVVDPEELINKFGADTVRLFCLFAAPPERDLEWTSEGVEGAHRFLNRIWTLVGQHKNLTRPKVAPTQTPLGKSVRRVTHKTIKKVTEDISNRFRFNTAIAAIMEMSNELAKISQEDISLSNDVRDAMVEAISSMILLMSPFVPHISEELWKALGKKSGLTLQPWPTYDPGLIAEDELTIVVQVNGKKRAEIRVPVFATEDEIKQVTLAETNVQRFLEGRVIKKMVVVPGKLINIVAG, from the coding sequence ATGGAAAAGAAATACAACCCCGAAGTCATCGAAAAGAAATGGCAGGACTTTTGGGTCAAAGAGAATATTTTCAAGGTTCAGCTCGATGCCTCTAAAGAAAAATATTATTTGCTCGAAATGTTTCCGTATCCATCGGGAAGAATTCATATGGGCCACGTCAGGAATTACTCGATCGGAGACGTTGTTGCCCGGTACAAGATGATGACTGGCTTGAATGTGCTCCATCCTATGGGTTGGGACGCATTCGGAATGCCCGCTGAAAACGCCGCCATAAAAAACCGGTCCCATCCAGCGATCTGGACGAAAAACAACATTAATGAGATGCGCCGCCAGCTCAAGCGTATGGGATTCTCGTATGACTGGGACCGCGAAATCGCCACATGCCACCCGGATTACTACAAATGGGAACAATGGCTTTTTGTTAGGATGCTGGAAAAAGGGCTTGTTTACAGGAAGAAATCGATCGTCAACTATTGCGGGACATGCGCCACTGTCCTCGCCAACGAGCAGGTGGAAGACGGGCGCTGCTGGAGATGCGCCGAACCGGTGATCCAAAGAGAACAGGATGGGTGGTTTTTCAAGATTACTGAATATGCAGATGAGTTGTTGGAATGGTGCGATCGTTTGACCGGCTGGCCGGAGAGGGTCTTGATAATGCAGAGGAACTGGATCGGCCGGAGGGAGGGAGCCAGAATTCTCTTTAACCTGGAAAATTCGGATCAGTCAATAGAGGTTTTTACCACCAGACCGGATACCCTTTACGGCGCAACTTTCATGAGCCTTGCGCCTGAACATCCCCTCTGTCTGTCTCTTTCCAAAGGAACTACTCAGGAATCCGCTGTGCAGGAATTTGTGAACCGCGCTCTGACCCAGGATTGGCAAAGTCGCGTGGGAGAAGAGGCTGAAAAAGAAGGCGTATTCACTGGAGCCTATTGCGTGAACCCTTTGACTGGCCGCAGGATGCCGATTTATTGCGCCAACTTTGTCCTGTATGAGTATGGAACCGGCGCTGTCATGGCTGTCCCGGCTCATGACCAGAGAGATTTCGAGTTTGCCGTGAAATACGGTCTGGAAATCGTAGTGGTTGTCCAGCCCTCAGAAAGGGTATTGGATGTACCGGCAATGACCGAGGCCTATGTGGGGGAAGGAACGCTGGTCAACTCGGGAGAGTTCGATGGAATTGACAACGTGTCAGGCAAAAAGGCGATTTCCGGGAAGCTGAAATCCATGAATCGAGGCGGTCCAACTATAAATTATCGTTTGAGAGACTGGGGTATTTCACGGCAACGATACTGGGGCGCCCCTATTCCGATCATACACTGTCCAAAATGTGGGCCGACACCAGTCCCTGACTCAGATCTTCCGGTTGTGTTACCAACAAATATAGAATTTCCTGAAAGCGGCCGTTCTCCGTTGCCTGACCTCGACTGGTGGGTCAACACTTCCTGCCCAAAATGTGGCTCCGCGTCTCGAAGAGAGACTGACACCATGGACACTTTTGTGGAGTCTTCATGGTATTTTGACAGGTATACATGTCCCCGTTACGAGGGGGGCTTGCTAGATCCGGCGCAGGACGTTTACTGGTCTCCCGTTGACCAGTACATCGGCGGAATAGAACACGCTATCTTGCATCTTCTTTATTCAAGGTTTTTTACAAAGGCGCTTAGGGATTTTGGTATCAAGAAAGAGAGTGAGCCATTCAAGAATCTCCTGACCCAAGGCATGGTAATTAAAGATGGCGCAAAGATGTCAAAGTCAAAAGGTAATGTGGTAGACCCGGAAGAACTTATAAACAAATTCGGAGCGGATACGGTCAGGCTGTTCTGTCTTTTCGCCGCCCCACCTGAGAGGGATCTGGAGTGGACATCTGAGGGAGTCGAGGGAGCGCACAGGTTCCTTAATCGGATCTGGACACTGGTGGGACAACACAAGAATTTGACAAGACCTAAAGTCGCGCCCACCCAGACTCCACTGGGCAAGTCTGTGAGACGTGTCACCCACAAAACAATCAAAAAAGTGACCGAGGACATAAGCAACAGGTTCCGTTTCAACACAGCCATCGCCGCAATAATGGAAATGTCCAATGAGTTGGCCAAAATATCTCAAGAGGACATTTCGCTATCCAATGACGTCAGAGACGCAATGGTGGAAGCCATCAGTTCCATGATACTCTTGATGTCCCCGTTTGTGCCTCATATATCGGAGGAACTCTGGAAAGCTCTTGGAAAGAAGAGCGGTTTGACGCTGCAACCCTGGCCCACTTACGATCCTGGCTTGATTGCAGAGGATGAATTGACCATCGTCGTTCAGGTCAACGGGAAGAAACGAGCGGAGATTCGCGTCCCAGTGTTCGCCACAGAGGACGAAATCAAGCAGGTCACACTTGCTGAAACCAACGTGCAGAGATTTCTCGAAGGACGTGTAATTAAAAAGATGGTTGTAGTGCCCGGCAAGCTTATTAATATTGTGGCCGGCTGA
- the lptE gene encoding LPS assembly lipoprotein LptE, with protein MNDAFYSLTNRIFRLGAQRSVLLLVLFCSISGCGYKFGETVKPAVFPTSAKTILIESATNNTVITGVETELTNELRREFALDPKLKPTFENGDVILKTTIASYEDTPSAFRADGKELTRVGTLRVACLLDQSGANRQLWKNDFSASYTYTVTDSIQGTLSNRRRAISQMIRDLTPRIHRSMYDSF; from the coding sequence GTGAACGATGCCTTCTATTCGCTAACTAATCGAATTTTCAGACTCGGCGCCCAGCGATCGGTACTACTCTTAGTTCTGTTTTGTTCAATTAGCGGTTGCGGTTACAAGTTCGGCGAAACCGTAAAACCAGCGGTGTTTCCGACAAGCGCCAAAACCATTCTTATCGAGAGCGCAACAAACAATACTGTCATCACAGGGGTCGAGACCGAATTGACGAACGAGCTTCGACGCGAGTTCGCTTTGGACCCGAAGCTGAAACCTACATTCGAAAACGGCGACGTGATCCTGAAGACGACAATCGCCTCTTATGAAGACACACCATCAGCATTCAGAGCTGATGGGAAGGAACTAACAAGGGTTGGGACTTTGCGTGTCGCTTGCCTTCTTGATCAATCCGGCGCAAATCGGCAATTATGGAAGAATGATTTTTCGGCTTCGTACACTTATACAGTTACAGACTCGATCCAGGGAACACTATCCAACCGGCGTCGCGCCATCTCCCAGATGATCAGGGATTTAACCCCGCGCATTCACAGGTCAATGTACGATTCATTCTAG
- the mdh gene encoding malate dehydrogenase: MAKKKLTVIGAGNVGASVAAYASAQELGDVVLVDILDGIPQGKGLDLYEATTVLGVDTMVTGTSDYEATRDSDVIVITAGIARKPGMSRDDLLSTNVKIVGDVAEKAAKYSPDAIIIVVSNPLDAMVYTAWKKTGFAPRKIVGMAGVLDTARFRAFIAEEIGVSVEDIHALVLGGHGDTMVPLTRYCFVGGVPVTCFLSSNRLEEIVQRTRQGGAEIVGLLKTGSAYYAPAASAIQMARSVLLDKKRLLPVAAYLEGEYGEKGIFVGVPAILGAAGVEKVVEVDLTRDESQAFKRSAQAVKDLVKEVDRFLS, encoded by the coding sequence ATGGCTAAAAAGAAATTAACGGTAATTGGCGCAGGAAACGTTGGGGCTTCAGTGGCGGCTTACGCGTCAGCTCAGGAACTTGGAGATGTCGTCTTGGTCGATATTCTGGATGGTATTCCTCAGGGAAAGGGTCTCGATCTATATGAGGCGACGACTGTCCTGGGAGTGGACACGATGGTAACTGGAACCAGCGATTATGAGGCCACAAGAGACAGTGACGTAATTGTAATTACAGCCGGCATTGCCAGAAAGCCGGGAATGAGCAGGGATGACCTGCTGTCAACCAATGTCAAAATCGTCGGAGATGTGGCGGAAAAAGCGGCAAAATATTCTCCGGACGCGATAATTATAGTTGTATCGAATCCTCTGGACGCTATGGTCTACACGGCATGGAAAAAAACAGGTTTCGCTCCAAGAAAAATAGTGGGCATGGCGGGAGTGCTTGACACAGCTCGATTCAGGGCCTTCATAGCCGAAGAGATCGGCGTGTCGGTAGAAGATATTCACGCACTGGTGCTCGGGGGACATGGCGACACAATGGTGCCTCTGACAAGGTACTGTTTTGTGGGCGGAGTTCCTGTTACCTGTTTCCTGTCTTCAAACCGTCTGGAAGAAATCGTCCAAAGAACGCGCCAGGGTGGGGCTGAAATCGTTGGTTTGCTAAAAACGGGTAGCGCTTATTACGCTCCAGCGGCTTCTGCGATTCAGATGGCGCGTTCTGTTCTGCTTGATAAAAAAAGGCTTCTGCCCGTGGCGGCTTATCTGGAAGGGGAATATGGAGAAAAGGGAATTTTTGTTGGTGTTCCCGCCATCCTTGGCGCAGCCGGAGTCGAGAAAGTTGTTGAGGTTGATTTGACTCGCGATGAGTCTCAAGCCTTCAAGAGGTCTGCCCAAGCGGTAAAGGATCTCGTAAAAGAAGTAGATAGATTTCTGAGTTAG